A single Musa acuminata AAA Group cultivar baxijiao chromosome BXJ2-1, Cavendish_Baxijiao_AAA, whole genome shotgun sequence DNA region contains:
- the LOC135598217 gene encoding uncharacterized protein LOC135598217, which yields MRRLPHTTSMYCIGSSYGWLILISEATSAVSLFNPVTAEDIPLPPLSTLQSRGLFLFYQSEDGIGSYFIKTDYPNITVESNAIVDKAVLSSDPTLDRDFVAIVFLDGIYKRCFTCRPGDRSWKDNVNEPFDDLHWIFPGVPQVFNLTDVVPYGERRLCAVYNDKNYLAVFDVDPGPPGRATMIAWNSMPPCVPRGGLPTYLIGSAGELLLVTEFYKSSAARKNTRSFRVFRLDPGDGDRPAKAIEVQDIGDRMLFLGTNHSVCVAAGDFPGFLGNAIYYVKEEKMSMEGEDTLVSTVCVVNLENGEITEVIDSGGSEPDGLEWLSDRLDIPWWVAPNLGRGKN from the coding sequence ATGCGCCGCCTACCTCACACCACCAGCATGTATTGCATCGGCTCCTCTTACGGGTGGCTCATCCTCATCTCCGAAGCCACCTCCGCGGTCTCCCTCTTCAACCCCGTCACCGCCGAAGACATTCCTCTCCCCCCACTCTCCACCCTCCAATCACGCGGACTGTTCTTGTTCTACCAATCGGAGGACGGCATCGGATCTTACTTCATCAAAACGGACTACCCCAACATTACGGTCGAGTCCAACGCCATCGTCGACAAGGCCGTCTTGTCCTCCGACCCTACCCTCGACCGGGACTTCGTGGCAATCGTCTTCCTCGACGGCATATACAAGCGCTGCTTTACCTGCCGCCCAGGGGACAGATCGTGGAAGGACAACGTCAACGAACCATTCGATGATCTCCATTGGATTTTCCCAGGAGTGCCGCAGGTGTTCAACCTGACTGACGTCGTGCCCTACGGCGAGCGGAGGTTGTGCGCTGTCTACAATGACAAAAATTACTTAGCAGTCTTCGACGTCGACCCAGGCCCGCCGGGGAGGGCGACGATGATCGCATGGAACTCCATGCCGCCCTGCGTGCCGCGCGGTGGTTTACCCACCTACTTGATTGGGTCGGCTGGAGAACTACTCCTGGTTACCGAGTTCTACAAGAGTAGTGCAGCCAGGAAGAACACCAGGAGCTTCCGCGTCTTCAGGCTCGATCCAGGCGACGGAGACCGGCCAGCGAAGGCGATCGAAGTGCAGGACATCGGCGACCGTATGTTGTTTTTGGGTACGAACCATTCGGTGTGCGTCGCCGCGGGGGACTTCCCAGGGTTCCTGGGGAATGCCATCTACTACGTGAAGGAAGAGAAGATGAGTATGGAGGGGGAAGATACCCTGGTGTCGACCGTGTGCGTGGTCAACCTGGAAAATGGTGAGATCACGGAGGTTATCGATTCCGGCGGGTCTGAGCCGGATGGGCTCGAGTGGCTGTCGGACCGGTTGGACATCCCCTGGTGGGTGGCCCCCAATCTTGGCAGGGGCAAGAACTAG